A stretch of Allostreptomyces psammosilenae DNA encodes these proteins:
- a CDS encoding asparagine synthase — translation MRWIVGWSGTRSPHHPGEPPGPEPVGGLPLWTGPEPLWAVGDWRPEELRRVEMLPDGRTVTRTGPATATHDGADHTGPAGGPRTGPTPPARLAVVGHCHATDEQLAVALAAARAGALRHLTRWPGSYWTVLSIGTRTCLIGDLAGLRPVFHTPWRGGTAYATAALPLADLVDADLDPGYLAAALACPEIPEVLDGRTPYRGVRRLDAGHALEIRAGTARQARYERPPAAVGAAPWLPVEEAIERLAEALRDAVAARLTPHPAPTGPHPAPGHGPDSTHAPEGAAHAPGGSAAARPGTPTVPLGADLSGGTASATLALLAAAPTTAPAGGAAPHPHACSNRPGTPDGPAPVEPPAPDGEAPLAITWTPAHPEPAPAATPTPAQRAVRRARAVAAEAGMRHRVITGPASALPFAAFTDPSADHDPLAGPLPDHPGPALVDGDATRLRLAAGGRDHLVGHGARHVLDRHPARLADLALDRGLRHAARGVGALTRPGAEWSGATATGVLLAARRLAATTWADGMAATAARMLHRTSPRGRRRGGGTGFAMQDVYSAISWSAPGPAAAWLTGDALATAAAQLRAAAERPAPDTRPGERRARLALARYAADHRVLQQLAEAPGQRLHAPFLDDEVVRACRALPIEPRLHPGARRALLERVIRHAGGRGLPGVLAGHAAGGEPGQAGNAGTPPAAAARTGLRAAAAGLAELLGSGLLPAAGVVDRAAALSTLRAVTQGAEVPHDALRGLIEVVGTEVWLRRLQLRRGSCWTERPRTHRAPSVGLPRG, via the coding sequence ATGCGCTGGATCGTCGGCTGGAGCGGCACCCGCTCCCCCCACCACCCGGGTGAGCCCCCGGGCCCGGAGCCCGTCGGCGGCCTCCCGCTGTGGACCGGCCCCGAGCCGCTGTGGGCCGTCGGCGACTGGCGACCGGAAGAACTCCGGCGGGTCGAGATGCTCCCCGACGGCCGCACCGTCACCCGCACCGGACCGGCCACCGCCACCCACGACGGCGCCGACCACACCGGCCCGGCCGGCGGCCCCCGCACCGGCCCCACACCGCCCGCCCGCCTCGCCGTGGTCGGCCACTGCCACGCCACCGACGAGCAGCTCGCCGTCGCCCTGGCCGCCGCCCGCGCCGGCGCCCTGCGCCACCTCACCCGCTGGCCCGGCAGCTACTGGACCGTCCTCAGCATCGGCACCCGCACCTGCCTGATCGGCGACCTCGCCGGACTGCGCCCGGTCTTCCACACCCCCTGGCGCGGCGGCACCGCCTACGCGACGGCCGCACTGCCGCTCGCCGACCTCGTCGACGCCGACCTCGACCCCGGCTACCTGGCCGCCGCCCTGGCCTGCCCGGAGATCCCCGAGGTCCTCGACGGCCGCACCCCCTACCGGGGCGTCCGGCGGCTGGACGCCGGCCACGCCCTGGAGATACGCGCCGGCACCGCCCGCCAGGCCCGCTACGAGCGGCCCCCGGCCGCCGTCGGCGCCGCCCCGTGGCTGCCCGTGGAGGAAGCCATCGAGCGGCTCGCCGAGGCCCTCCGGGACGCCGTCGCGGCCCGGCTGACCCCGCACCCGGCGCCCACCGGCCCCCACCCGGCGCCCGGCCACGGCCCCGACTCCACCCACGCCCCCGAAGGCGCCGCCCACGCCCCGGGAGGCAGCGCCGCCGCCCGCCCCGGCACCCCCACCGTCCCCCTCGGCGCGGACCTCTCCGGCGGCACCGCCTCGGCCACCCTCGCCCTGCTGGCCGCCGCCCCCACCACCGCCCCCGCGGGCGGCGCCGCCCCGCACCCGCACGCGTGCTCCAACCGCCCCGGGACGCCCGACGGCCCCGCCCCGGTCGAGCCGCCGGCCCCGGACGGCGAGGCGCCGCTCGCCATCACCTGGACCCCCGCCCACCCCGAGCCCGCCCCGGCCGCCACGCCCACGCCCGCCCAGCGCGCCGTCCGACGCGCCCGCGCCGTCGCCGCCGAGGCCGGCATGCGCCACCGGGTCATCACCGGCCCCGCCAGCGCGCTGCCGTTCGCCGCCTTCACCGATCCCAGCGCCGACCACGACCCGCTCGCCGGACCACTGCCCGACCACCCCGGCCCCGCGCTCGTCGACGGCGACGCCACCCGGCTGCGCCTCGCCGCCGGCGGCCGGGACCACCTGGTCGGCCACGGCGCCCGACACGTCCTGGACCGCCACCCCGCCCGCCTCGCCGACCTCGCGCTCGACCGCGGCCTGCGGCACGCCGCCCGCGGCGTCGGCGCGCTCACCCGCCCCGGCGCCGAGTGGTCCGGCGCCACCGCCACCGGCGTCCTGCTCGCCGCCCGCCGGCTGGCCGCCACCACCTGGGCCGACGGCATGGCCGCCACCGCCGCCCGGATGCTGCACCGCACCTCCCCCCGGGGGCGGCGCCGCGGCGGCGGCACCGGCTTCGCCATGCAGGACGTCTACAGCGCCATCAGCTGGAGCGCCCCCGGCCCCGCCGCCGCCTGGCTCACCGGCGACGCCCTCGCCACCGCCGCCGCCCAGCTGCGCGCCGCCGCCGAACGCCCCGCCCCCGACACCCGCCCAGGCGAACGCCGCGCCCGGCTGGCCCTGGCCCGCTACGCCGCCGACCACCGCGTGCTCCAGCAGCTCGCCGAGGCCCCCGGACAGCGACTGCACGCCCCCTTCCTCGACGACGAGGTGGTGCGCGCCTGCCGCGCCCTGCCCATCGAGCCCCGGCTGCACCCCGGCGCCCGCCGGGCGCTGCTGGAACGCGTCATCCGGCACGCCGGAGGCCGCGGCCTGCCCGGAGTCCTGGCCGGCCACGCCGCGGGCGGCGAGCCCGGTCAGGCCGGGAACGCGGGCACCCCGCCGGCCGCCGCCGCGCGGACCGGACTGCGTGCGGCGGCGGCCGGGCTGGCCGAACTGCTCGGCTCCGGGCTGCTCCCGGCGGCCGGGGTGGTGGACCGCGCAGCCGCGCTCAGCACCCTGCGCGCCGTCACCCAGGGCGCCGAGGTGCCCCACGACGCCCTGCGCGGCCTGATCGAGGTGGTCGGGACGGAGGTGTGGCTGCGCCGGCTCCAGCTGCGCCGGGGCAGCTGCTGGACGGAGCGCCCGCGGACGCACCGGGCGCCCTCGGTCGGCCTTCCGCGCGGCTGA
- a CDS encoding MFS transporter, with protein MSREPNERLGALLSRAQISNAGLARRVNDLGRVRGMTLRYDKTSVARWVTKGMVPQRPVPSLIAEAISAKIGRPVALHEIGFRDSDPHPDVGLAFPRDVPGAVRGATDLWRLDPSNRRGLPAGAFSVSLYSTPVARWLIHPSDPSVLRSPATVPDASPVEVTHTDAAKLREAARDARRWDSKYGGGDWRSAMVTECLRLEAVPLVLGTYSDAVGRSLFGATAELSRLAGWMAFDTGHHEAAQRYYIQALRLARAAADVPLGGYVLASMSLQATYRGFADEGVDLAQAALDRNKGLATSRTMGFFHLVEARAHARAGDAASCRRSLGAAEALLERARPGDEDPEWISFVGPARLAADAAECYRDLGMPKQVRRFTESALASSSDEFTRSHGLRLAVAAVAELDSGNLDAACAAGTRAVEIATRVNSQRSVEYIKQLLDRLEPHSTEPRVRELAERARTVLATPA; from the coding sequence GTGAGCAGGGAACCCAACGAGAGGCTCGGCGCGCTGCTGAGCCGAGCCCAGATCAGCAATGCCGGCCTGGCGCGCAGGGTGAACGACCTCGGCCGGGTCCGGGGGATGACACTCCGCTACGACAAGACGTCGGTGGCCCGCTGGGTCACCAAGGGCATGGTTCCGCAGCGTCCGGTGCCGAGCCTGATAGCGGAGGCGATCTCCGCCAAGATCGGCCGGCCGGTGGCGTTGCACGAGATCGGCTTCCGGGACAGCGATCCGCATCCCGACGTCGGCCTCGCCTTCCCACGGGACGTGCCGGGGGCGGTGCGCGGGGCGACCGACCTGTGGCGGCTGGATCCGTCGAACCGACGCGGCCTGCCGGCCGGCGCGTTCTCGGTGAGCCTGTACTCCACGCCGGTGGCACGCTGGCTGATCCACCCGTCCGATCCGTCGGTGTTGCGCTCCCCGGCGACGGTGCCGGACGCCTCCCCCGTGGAGGTGACCCACACCGACGCCGCCAAGCTGCGCGAGGCCGCCCGGGACGCCCGGCGCTGGGACAGCAAGTACGGCGGCGGCGACTGGCGTTCGGCGATGGTGACGGAGTGCCTGCGGCTGGAGGCCGTGCCGCTCGTCCTGGGCACCTACAGCGACGCGGTGGGCCGCTCGCTGTTCGGCGCGACCGCCGAGCTGAGCCGGCTGGCCGGCTGGATGGCGTTCGACACCGGCCACCACGAGGCGGCGCAGCGCTACTACATCCAGGCGCTGCGGCTGGCCCGGGCGGCGGCGGACGTGCCGCTGGGCGGCTACGTGCTGGCCTCCATGAGCCTGCAGGCCACCTACCGCGGCTTCGCCGACGAGGGCGTCGACCTCGCCCAGGCGGCGCTGGACCGCAACAAGGGCCTGGCCACCTCCCGCACCATGGGTTTCTTCCACCTGGTGGAGGCGCGGGCGCACGCCCGGGCCGGGGACGCGGCCTCCTGCCGGCGCTCCCTCGGCGCGGCCGAGGCGCTGCTGGAGCGGGCCCGGCCGGGGGACGAGGATCCGGAGTGGATCAGCTTCGTCGGGCCGGCCCGGCTGGCCGCGGACGCCGCCGAGTGCTACCGGGACCTCGGCATGCCCAAGCAGGTGCGCCGGTTCACCGAGAGCGCGCTCGCCTCCTCCAGCGACGAGTTCACCCGCTCGCACGGGCTGCGGCTGGCGGTGGCGGCGGTGGCCGAACTGGACTCCGGCAACCTGGACGCCGCCTGCGCGGCCGGGACGCGGGCGGTGGAGATCGCCACCCGGGTCAACTCGCAGCGCAGCGTCGAGTACATCAAGCAGCTGCTGGACCGGCTGGAGCCGCACAGCACGGAGCCGCGGGTACGGGAGCTGGCCGAGCGGGCGAGGACGGTGCTGGCGACCCCGGCCTGA
- the trmB gene encoding tRNA (guanosine(46)-N7)-methyltransferase TrmB — protein MPNSESLLPTPPTPAAVPGQTERPGASFGVFADERRVRSFHPRRGRLTSSQADALDRLWERLGVEIDGTPLDPRALFDRRLPVVLEIGFGMGETTAAMAEADRDTAVLAVDVHTPGHGNLLRLIGERGLDNVRPAFGDAVVLLRDMLPAASLAGLRVYFPDPWPKKRHHKRRLIRPEFLDLALPKLAPGALVHCATDWLPYAEQMLEVLSADPRLENLHPDTGFAPRPDWRPVTKFERQGLAKGHEVRDLLFRLR, from the coding sequence GTGCCGAACTCAGAGTCGCTGCTGCCCACGCCGCCCACGCCCGCCGCCGTTCCCGGCCAGACCGAGCGCCCGGGGGCGTCCTTCGGCGTGTTCGCCGACGAGCGGCGGGTGCGCAGCTTCCATCCCCGGCGGGGCCGGCTGACCAGCTCGCAGGCGGACGCCCTGGACCGGCTGTGGGAGCGGCTGGGCGTGGAGATCGACGGCACTCCGCTGGATCCGCGCGCACTGTTCGACCGGCGGCTGCCCGTGGTGCTGGAGATCGGCTTCGGCATGGGCGAGACGACGGCGGCGATGGCCGAGGCGGATCGGGACACCGCCGTGCTCGCCGTGGACGTGCACACGCCCGGGCACGGGAACCTGCTGCGGCTGATCGGCGAGCGTGGCCTGGACAACGTCCGGCCGGCCTTCGGCGACGCCGTGGTGCTGCTGCGCGACATGCTGCCGGCGGCCTCGCTGGCCGGCCTGCGGGTCTACTTCCCGGACCCGTGGCCGAAGAAGCGGCACCACAAGCGGCGGCTGATCCGGCCGGAGTTCCTCGACCTGGCGCTGCCGAAGCTCGCGCCGGGGGCGCTGGTGCACTGCGCGACGGACTGGCTGCCGTACGCGGAGCAGATGCTGGAGGTGCTGTCCGCCGATCCGCGGCTGGAGAACCTGCACCCGGACACCGGCTTCGCCCCGCGGCCGGACTGGCGTCCGGTCACCAAGTTCGAGCGGCAGGGGCTGGCCAAGGGGCACGAGGTGCGCGACCTGCTGTTCCGGCTGCGCTGA
- a CDS encoding ATP-binding protein, whose product MRPLLDETGEMCWINLVVRPETLTSMRRVVRAHLALWDQPSLSDVAELGVTELLSNVLRHTSGARCTVIMEPRGTAIRFCVVDPDPDPGLPGPRRPSGPALWRTDGRGLMMIDALADEWGVEPVGSGKSVWFSLKAVG is encoded by the coding sequence GTGCGACCCTTGCTCGACGAAACCGGCGAGATGTGCTGGATCAACCTGGTGGTCAGACCGGAGACGCTGACCTCCATGCGGCGCGTGGTGCGCGCCCACCTCGCCCTGTGGGACCAGCCCTCGCTGAGCGACGTCGCGGAACTCGGCGTCACCGAGCTGCTCAGCAACGTGCTGCGGCACACCAGCGGCGCGCGCTGCACCGTGATCATGGAGCCGCGGGGCACCGCCATACGCTTCTGCGTCGTCGACCCCGACCCGGACCCCGGCCTGCCCGGGCCGCGCCGGCCCAGCGGGCCCGCGCTGTGGCGCACCGACGGACGGGGCCTGATGATGATCGACGCGCTGGCCGACGAGTGGGGCGTGGAGCCCGTCGGCTCCGGCAAGAGCGTGTGGTTCTCGCTCAAGGCCGTCGGCTGA
- a CDS encoding helix-turn-helix domain-containing protein, with protein MPEVKPTVRQRRLGLELRQLRRNRGWTLEEAAKRLEYSVASLSKIENGRQRISPRVLPFIFDAYGLEIPEQRAAIVQLTREASRKNWWQAYKGVVSDPFDDYLSLESTAVGLNAYTPVVIPGLLQTEEYARAVTEASRAWENRDDIERFVQVRMARQEVLRGDHPLRLWVVLSESVLRQRVGGPAVMRAQLEHLAATVHAMPHVIVQVLPFEAGAHAGMDGPFTLLRFDAGSDVVCIESMRASLYLEQSDEVELYAQTFDHLSAAALTARQSLDLITELGKET; from the coding sequence ATGCCAGAGGTGAAGCCGACCGTACGCCAGCGCCGGCTGGGGCTGGAGTTGCGCCAGTTGCGGCGCAACCGCGGCTGGACGCTGGAGGAGGCCGCCAAACGGCTGGAGTACTCGGTGGCGTCGCTCAGCAAGATCGAGAACGGCAGGCAGCGGATCAGTCCGCGGGTCCTGCCGTTCATCTTCGACGCCTACGGCCTGGAGATCCCCGAGCAACGGGCGGCGATCGTCCAGCTGACCCGGGAGGCCAGCCGGAAGAACTGGTGGCAGGCGTACAAGGGGGTGGTCTCCGACCCCTTCGACGACTACCTGTCGCTGGAGTCCACCGCCGTCGGCCTGAACGCCTACACCCCGGTCGTCATCCCCGGCCTGCTGCAGACGGAGGAGTACGCCCGCGCGGTCACCGAGGCGAGCCGCGCCTGGGAGAACCGGGACGACATCGAGCGGTTCGTGCAGGTGCGGATGGCCCGGCAGGAGGTGCTGCGCGGCGACCATCCGCTGCGGCTGTGGGTGGTGCTGAGCGAGTCGGTGCTGCGGCAGCGCGTGGGCGGACCGGCGGTGATGCGGGCGCAGTTGGAGCACCTGGCCGCCACCGTGCACGCCATGCCGCACGTGATCGTCCAGGTGCTGCCCTTCGAGGCGGGCGCCCACGCGGGCATGGACGGTCCGTTCACCCTGCTGCGGTTCGACGCCGGGAGCGACGTGGTGTGCATCGAGTCGATGCGTGCGTCGTTGTACCTGGAGCAGAGCGACGAGGTCGAGCTGTACGCGCAGACCTTCGACCACCTCTCGGCGGCGGCCCTCACGGCCCGCCAGTCGCTCGACCTGATCACCGAACTCGGCAAGGAGACGTGA
- a CDS encoding DUF397 domain-containing protein, with amino-acid sequence MNDTMILDGARQRRVDLAGAAWTKSSFSNGGTNCVEVAFVDGMVAIRDSKSPDQPAFVFTSGEYDAFLDGIADGELRRP; translated from the coding sequence ATGAACGACACCATGATCCTGGACGGCGCGCGGCAGCGGCGGGTCGACCTGGCGGGTGCCGCGTGGACGAAGAGCAGCTTCAGCAACGGCGGCACCAACTGCGTGGAGGTCGCCTTCGTCGACGGCATGGTCGCCATCCGCGACTCCAAGAGTCCGGACCAGCCCGCGTTCGTGTTCACCTCCGGCGAGTACGACGCCTTCCTCGACGGGATCGCCGACGGGGAGCTGCGCCGCCCGTAG
- a CDS encoding M23 family metallopeptidase has product MASQVPHARHPEPWLLDESGTYGPHGSHGPGPSGPFGPPGERPAPGGPDSRITLSQSTGASRPARGRHRVRRQRVGRGPSAVLGVAAAAAVGAGGIMSSQAVRADTGAAAEERSIADAAVDRLADLTGAAADEQTAPADGVTAVTTAGEEVADSGQSQTGETTDTAFTDVTDPGELLRARLLAQADQQRADAEEAAKQQAEREAEIEAARIAAERAEAERRAQEEAERREREEAERRAREEAERRAREEAERLANLTVVPTSNYAITSTYGQAGSMWSSGYHTGLDMAAPIGTAVVSAAAGTITSAGWSGAYGYRIVVTHADGTETWYCHLSSIVQASGEVAAGDLIGRVGATGNVSGAHLHLEVRTASGSHVDPLAWLRNRGANV; this is encoded by the coding sequence GTGGCGTCGCAGGTTCCGCACGCGCGTCATCCCGAACCCTGGCTCCTGGACGAGTCGGGCACGTACGGACCGCACGGCTCCCACGGCCCGGGTCCCTCCGGTCCCTTCGGCCCTCCCGGCGAGCGCCCCGCCCCGGGCGGCCCCGACTCCCGGATCACCCTCTCCCAGTCCACCGGTGCCTCCCGGCCCGCCCGGGGCCGGCACCGGGTCCGCCGGCAGCGCGTCGGGCGCGGCCCGTCCGCCGTGCTCGGTGTCGCCGCCGCGGCAGCCGTGGGCGCCGGCGGGATTATGAGCTCGCAGGCCGTCCGGGCGGACACCGGCGCCGCGGCGGAGGAACGTTCCATCGCCGACGCCGCCGTCGACCGCCTGGCCGACCTCACCGGCGCCGCCGCCGACGAGCAGACCGCGCCGGCGGACGGGGTGACCGCCGTCACCACGGCCGGCGAGGAAGTGGCCGACTCCGGCCAGAGCCAGACGGGTGAGACCACCGACACGGCCTTCACCGACGTCACCGATCCGGGTGAGCTGCTCCGTGCCCGGCTGCTGGCGCAGGCCGACCAGCAGCGCGCGGACGCCGAGGAGGCGGCCAAGCAGCAGGCCGAGCGGGAGGCCGAGATCGAGGCCGCGCGGATCGCCGCCGAGCGCGCGGAGGCCGAGCGCAGGGCCCAGGAGGAGGCCGAACGGCGGGAGCGGGAGGAGGCCGAGCGCCGGGCCCGCGAGGAGGCGGAGCGCCGGGCGCGGGAGGAAGCCGAGCGGCTGGCCAACCTCACCGTCGTGCCCACCTCCAACTACGCGATCACCTCCACCTACGGGCAGGCCGGCAGCATGTGGTCCAGCGGCTACCACACCGGGCTGGACATGGCCGCCCCGATCGGGACGGCGGTGGTCTCCGCCGCAGCGGGTACTATCACCTCGGCGGGTTGGTCCGGGGCCTACGGGTACCGGATCGTCGTCACGCACGCCGACGGTACCGAAACCTGGTACTGCCACCTCTCCTCGATCGTCCAGGCGTCCGGGGAGGTGGCTGCCGGGGACCTGATCGGCAGGGTCGGGGCGACTGGTAATGTGAGCGGGGCTCATCTTCACCTCGAGGTTCGGACGGCCAGTGGCTCGCACGTCGACCCGCTGGCATGGCTCCGGAACCGAGGCGCGAACGTTTGA
- a CDS encoding GNAT family N-acetyltransferase: MPWKITSDPHEHAAAVLPLLRSDPQRHTLALTVLESLQDGHAYSAESPLFAHWTDSRGTVCGAAVHTPPHELLLSTAPAHSIAPLAEALYEAGHAVGGIHAARSAAETFARRHAELTGAAWRTFARHRLYRLRTLLPPEPAPTGRARLATGADRALLREWLDAFRRTTGQINADLERDVDRGLRRGAYVLWEDPRSGTAGPVSMAGRTEPAFGTVRIGPLFTPAEHRRRGYGAAVVAAASSMALADGAQGVVLFADLDNPTSNHIYQRLGYAPVEDRLIVHFA; the protein is encoded by the coding sequence GTGCCCTGGAAAATCACCTCCGACCCGCACGAACACGCCGCCGCCGTTCTGCCGCTGCTCCGCTCGGACCCGCAGCGGCACACCCTGGCGCTGACGGTGTTGGAGAGCCTCCAGGACGGACACGCCTACTCCGCCGAGTCCCCGCTGTTCGCCCACTGGACCGACTCGCGCGGCACGGTGTGCGGCGCCGCCGTCCACACCCCACCGCACGAACTCCTGCTCAGCACGGCGCCGGCCCACTCCATCGCCCCCCTCGCCGAGGCCCTCTACGAGGCCGGACACGCCGTCGGCGGCATCCACGCCGCCCGCTCCGCGGCCGAGACGTTCGCCCGCCGGCACGCCGAACTGACCGGCGCGGCCTGGCGGACCTTCGCCCGACACCGGCTCTACCGGCTGCGCACCCTGCTGCCGCCCGAGCCCGCCCCCACCGGGCGGGCCCGCCTCGCCACCGGAGCCGACCGCGCCCTGTTGCGGGAGTGGCTGGACGCCTTCCGGCGCACCACCGGGCAGATCAACGCCGACCTCGAACGCGACGTGGACCGGGGCCTGCGCCGCGGGGCGTACGTGCTGTGGGAGGACCCCCGCTCGGGGACGGCCGGACCGGTCTCCATGGCCGGCCGCACCGAACCCGCCTTCGGCACGGTCCGCATCGGCCCGCTCTTCACGCCCGCGGAGCACCGCCGGCGCGGCTACGGCGCCGCCGTCGTGGCGGCGGCGAGCAGCATGGCGCTGGCCGACGGCGCACAGGGCGTCGTGCTCTTCGCCGACCTCGACAACCCGACCTCGAACCACATCTACCAGCGGCTCGGCTACGCGCCGGTGGAGGACCGGTTGATCGTGCACTTCGCGTGA
- a CDS encoding DUF4442 domain-containing protein codes for MTIPPEYQAVAAGLRDSVPFVRTLGLVFEELSAERAVLRLPDEPAHRNHVGGPHAGAMFTVAESASGAVVLASFGHLLDRATPLPVNAQIHFRKIALGPMVAEAVLGRPAAEVIAELDAGSRPEFPVEVELRTEDGTPTGSVTVVWTLRPNRRD; via the coding sequence ATGACGATCCCCCCGGAATACCAGGCCGTGGCCGCCGGCCTGCGTGACTCCGTCCCCTTCGTCCGCACCCTCGGCCTCGTCTTCGAAGAGCTGTCCGCCGAACGCGCCGTGCTGCGCCTGCCCGACGAGCCGGCCCACCGCAACCACGTCGGCGGCCCGCACGCCGGCGCCATGTTCACCGTGGCCGAGTCGGCCTCCGGCGCCGTCGTGCTCGCCTCCTTCGGACACCTCCTGGACCGGGCCACTCCGCTGCCCGTCAACGCCCAGATCCACTTCCGCAAGATCGCCCTCGGGCCGATGGTGGCCGAGGCCGTCCTGGGCCGGCCGGCCGCCGAGGTGATCGCCGAACTCGACGCCGGCAGCCGTCCCGAGTTCCCGGTCGAGGTCGAACTGCGCACCGAGGACGGCACGCCCACCGGGTCGGTCACCGTGGTGTGGACCCTGCGCCCCAACCGCCGCGACTAG
- a CDS encoding aminoglycoside phosphotransferase family protein, whose amino-acid sequence MEQHGQAWLERFAALGHHEVEPLAVGMEGAVYRLGRGLVAKVWARRTPDELHRMREFHDELAAQSPPFATPRVLRVATTPDGPYTVEAELAGTPLNERDARPDLPGWEETKRCVLDVLDGFARVRDAAPLRGLAVLDEPRPFWSGHDTWSQALFALIDRRLDAHAPRLRAAVPDLDRRVARLRELLAAAGIDGRNALIHGDLCPPNILVDGDRRPLSVLDFGFLTTVGDPAFDAAVTAAVFDMYSPHAETVWTELRAAAAERFGYPPELLTLYRAAYALVTSNAYSPTGEDGHFQWCVASLLRPDVSELLLGTTEATGIKSTTGITNTTDTVTTPTTDAPDPAEAGEDPHGRGPEVPEVLHGGVNSVVRVGGTVRRPTAPWTPRVHELLTHLHAHGFTAAPRALGFDEDGREILSYLDGEVGHPPLAPALRDPGALDSAARGLRALHDATADFLPGREDGWQFPARAGAEVICHGDFAPYNCVFTDGLLTGVIDFDTAHPASRLWDVAYALYRFAPLTHPDNVENFGGLAEQGARVRAFCDAYGSVLLDPAVRAGLPEAVADRLRWLVDWMRSEAAAGNAAFQRHLAEGHDALYERDIAHVLAHAEEYRAHFLAD is encoded by the coding sequence ATGGAACAACACGGACAGGCATGGCTGGAGCGGTTCGCCGCGCTCGGCCACCACGAGGTGGAACCCCTCGCCGTCGGCATGGAAGGCGCCGTCTACCGGCTCGGCCGGGGCCTGGTCGCCAAGGTGTGGGCGCGCCGAACGCCCGACGAACTCCACCGGATGCGGGAGTTCCACGACGAACTCGCCGCTCAGTCACCGCCCTTCGCCACGCCCCGCGTCCTCCGGGTCGCCACGACACCGGACGGCCCCTACACCGTCGAGGCCGAACTCGCCGGCACGCCGCTGAACGAGCGCGACGCCCGGCCGGACCTGCCGGGCTGGGAGGAGACCAAGCGCTGTGTGCTGGACGTCCTGGACGGCTTCGCCAGGGTCCGGGATGCCGCACCGCTGCGCGGGCTGGCCGTCCTGGACGAGCCGCGACCCTTCTGGTCAGGCCATGACACCTGGTCCCAGGCGCTGTTCGCCCTGATCGACAGGCGGCTCGACGCCCACGCCCCGCGGCTCCGCGCCGCCGTGCCGGACCTCGACCGCCGTGTGGCACGACTCCGCGAGCTGCTCGCCGCCGCTGGGATCGACGGCCGGAACGCCCTGATCCACGGCGACCTGTGCCCTCCCAACATTCTCGTGGACGGGGACCGGCGCCCGCTGAGCGTGCTGGACTTCGGTTTCCTCACGACCGTCGGCGACCCCGCCTTCGACGCGGCGGTCACCGCCGCCGTCTTCGACATGTACAGCCCGCACGCCGAAACGGTCTGGACCGAGCTGCGCGCCGCGGCCGCCGAGCGCTTCGGCTACCCGCCCGAACTGCTCACCCTGTACCGCGCCGCCTACGCGCTGGTCACCAGCAACGCCTACAGCCCCACGGGCGAGGACGGCCACTTCCAGTGGTGCGTCGCCAGCCTGCTGCGCCCGGACGTCTCCGAACTCCTGCTCGGCACCACCGAAGCCACCGGCATCAAAAGCACTACCGGCATCACCAACACCACGGACACCGTGACCACCCCCACCACCGACGCGCCGGACCCCGCCGAGGCCGGTGAGGACCCGCATGGTCGGGGGCCAGAGGTACCCGAGGTCCTGCACGGCGGCGTGAACAGCGTGGTCCGCGTCGGCGGCACCGTGCGCCGTCCCACCGCCCCGTGGACCCCGCGCGTCCACGAACTCCTGACCCACCTGCACGCCCACGGTTTCACCGCCGCGCCCCGCGCGCTGGGCTTCGACGAGGACGGCCGGGAGATCCTCAGCTACCTCGACGGCGAGGTCGGCCACCCGCCGCTCGCTCCGGCACTGCGCGACCCCGGCGCCCTGGACTCGGCGGCGCGTGGGCTGCGCGCGCTGCACGACGCCACGGCGGACTTCCTCCCCGGCCGCGAGGACGGTTGGCAGTTCCCGGCGCGCGCCGGCGCGGAGGTGATCTGCCACGGCGACTTCGCCCCGTACAACTGCGTGTTCACCGACGGGCTGCTCACCGGTGTGATCGACTTCGACACGGCCCACCCGGCGTCGCGGCTGTGGGACGTGGCCTACGCGCTGTACCGGTTCGCCCCGCTCACCCACCCGGACAACGTCGAGAACTTCGGTGGCCTCGCCGAGCAGGGCGCCCGCGTCCGGGCGTTCTGCGACGCCTACGGCTCCGTGCTGCTCGACCCCGCCGTGCGGGCGGGGCTCCCGGAGGCGGTGGCGGACCGGCTCCGCTGGCTGGTCGACTGGATGCGTTCCGAGGCGGCGGCCGGGAACGCCGCGTTCCAGCGGCACCTGGCCGAGGGCCACGACGCCCTGTACGAGCGGGACATCGCCCACGTGCTCGCCCACGCGGAGGAGTACCGAGCCCACTTCCTCGCGGACTGA